The Venturia canescens isolate UGA chromosome 10, ASM1945775v1, whole genome shotgun sequence genome segment TGTTTTATTGTCTCGATATCGAAGTCGTAAAGAAGCATGTGTGTGGGTTTTGTGTACAGCAAGTGAAGTCAGCAACGAATTCGTGATGTCGAGGCTCGAACCGTCCGAGAGAAAACGACAGGATTACATCAAGGAACTTATCGCTACCGAACAGGCTTATATCGAAGACATGAGACTCGTTCACGAGGTACTTTCAgtcttttgttttctttttattcatttttggaATTCATCTCCGGTTTggatattcattttttgagaatttggcATATCAAGGTTTTCGAGAAACCACTCCTTCAGAGCTTGGTCCTCACGGTCGACGAGGTCGAAAggattttcgtcaattggAGAGACATCATTGCTTGCAATGATAATTTCTTGAGGTAATTTGTTattctattcatttttttgactaaTTTTCACATAATTTCTCAATTGAAGATTTTAATTCTAATTTTTTGCACATAGAACTCTCAGGATAAGACGAGACAACAGCGAGGGTGAAATCGTCAGAATGATCGGCGATATTCTATGTGAAAACGTCAGTAGAAGTTTTACacgttagaaaatgacaaTGGACATGAGTTTTGATGGTCTCatcgtttcttttatttttccacttgAAGATTCCACGAATGTCGGCGTACATTCGATTCTGCAGTTGCCAAATATCGGCCGCTCACTATCTCCAAAAATTGACTGAAACTTCACCAGAGTTCGTTGCCGTTGCTCAGGCCTGTCAACAGGATCCAAGGACAAAGGGAATGCCACTGTCGTCTTTTCTCATCAAACCAATGCAACGAATCACCAAATATCCTCTCATTATTAATAAGGTTCGTCAACTTGATAATATTTTCCAAGTTGTCAAGCCAATTTTATCGTGAAAATCCTCATGAGGAGGAAAAATAGAACTTTCATTTGATCAGAGGTTAAATAATGCGTTTTTCACTTCAGATTATGGAACACACTCCCGTCGATCATCCTGATCGACAGTATTTGCAAGAAGCTCTGGCAAAGGCCGAAGAATTTTGTACTCAAGTCAACGAAGGcgtaagagaaaaagaaaacagcgATCGCCTGGAGTGGCTTCAGAGCCACGTTTCCTGTGACGATGGCCTCGAAGAACAATTGGTTTTTAATTCCATCACGAACTCAGCTGGACCCCGCAAATTATTGCACTACGGCGTTTTACACAAAGTAAATTGAAATCTAGGCGTTTCTCGCTTTGTTTCGAATAAGTTTTTACTGTTTACTTCTTGgatcgaaatatttgcaggcgaaaagtggaaaagagcTCGTGGCTTTCCTCACCAACGATTTCCTCCTGTTTGCTCAACCGCTAAAATCACTGCCAAGTGGACAACAATTTTCGTTCGAACGGAACGAACATTCTCGATTCAAACTGTACAGAAAAGTGAGCTTCTATGAGTGCAGTCATTTGTGAATAATTCCTCTCATCGTCGACTCAATcatcatgattttttatttgaaattcaagcAGAATCTCTTCCTGTATtgagtgaaaagaaaatcataatttttgtcatttttcagCCGATATTTTTGAACGAACTCTCGATTCTTGGAGAATCCGATGCGAGCGGAAGTGGCCACGAAACGATGGAAAACTCACTGCGGACGTTGAGACTTTGTGACTCGAAAAGACCGATTATTCTGCTGGCACCTTCTACCGGCGAATGCTCACTGTGGACCAAAAGAATTACCGAAGCGAGGAAACAGTTTGCCAAATATGAGAAGAATCTCTTGCAGAGGCAGCGTTCGAGTGAGTCCAATTGCTTCCATGACAAAATGGATATTCATTTTTGCTACGATATTCGTCCATAAAAATTTGCTGACTTTCAAACAGAGGAATATTGTTTCATTGTGAAAATCGTCGAGTTTTTGTCCAAggattaattttcaaaaattatttcataaatttataGGCAATTTAACTAATTTTGGATTTATTTCCCTCGAGAATCGTCATACACTTgctacatttttcgtgagtttcatagaattttaattttagaCGTTTAGACACCGTTGAAGTACAATATTTTTCGGTAGTGCCAAAAGTTCCTTCTTCGATATGATTGTTGATAAATAACGTTGTgtatgtggaaaaaaaaacagaacagGCACAGTTTGGAGCGTGTGGTCGAATCCTCGTAACAGTGCTCCAAGGTTACAGTTTGAAAACAGCTCCTGCAGTTGGTAAGCTTATCATCATCGTGGGGCTTGGAAAATAGTGTTGTGTTCGTTGAACGTCACTGAGCTTTGCTTTGCTTGTCGCATGTGTTAGCATATCATAGGAGCACGGGATGAAGAGAAAATAAGTTAGTTTTTCGGTCGACTGCACTTTCAATCGGataaataacgagaaaaattgatcctgtagaataaatttatattttcacatttttttttgtattactaatgagttagaaaaaaaacgattgttgAGGAATGCACgtttattaacaaaattttattgcatGCTTGTAGTTCGCAGGAGACCCCCGAAAGGCTGTCTTAGACTCGTTGTTGTCGAGGCTGAAGAATTAGatattccaaaaaatattaacaCTAACGGAACGATGAGCCTTGATCGCCGATTTTATAAACTGCTACGACGTTCTGCGACTATTAACAATATACACACGTTAAATAGATACCGAAGAAATGAGCCATTCGGTAATAACAAAGAAAATGTACTAACAAACGAATGTGACTCATTACTAACGTTATTCGTGGACTCTAACTTGATTGTTTTGGTAATCGCACTCTATAATGCAGGCTTGCACGTTGCAACTAAcagcgaatgatttttttagtgTCATGGCTGAGTCAAaacgtttctttaaaaaatcagaaattttGTCTCTGCAGTAGGATTTGTTCTCTTCCAATAATTCATTCCAATTTccttgttattatttttgtcaatttttttttcatggggatcttaatttttctatgcctttattattttttgctcAAAAAATCTTGTATTCTGGCTCAGGTAAGTGTAACGCATTCTGCAAAGTCTCGATGGGATCGCAGGAGGAGAGAACGAGCGTTGTTCCTGGAACGGATTGTCCCCTTTGGGATGCATCGATGCAGTTCCAAGTTAAGGATCTTATCGAGGATACTCTTTGCATCACAGTTTTTGACAAAGGCTATTACAGTCCGGACGGTAAGTTATCACAACGATTCTATTTccaaaatgaaagaattagtgttaaaaaaattcaagttttagtactccttttatttttaataatgcAAATTCTCACAATCATTCGCGTCGAATCTCCAAATACTGATCAAtagcaataaaatatttttctgcttAGAGAAAAATCTACAATGAAACGAATCGTGtccattgaaattaaattattttaaatcGCACCGACTTGAGACGCTCTCGAAAAAGAGTCAATCGTAATGAGAGTCTCGTAGTTTTTGAGTTACAGAAATAACAAACTCGATATTGAGTTTGTTATTTGGTTCTCCTTTGAAACTAGATCCAATTCAACGATCCAGCCGATTGACTCAGTTTAATTGCATGTTGAATTCGTACATTATTATTTGCCACAAAAAATAATAGCAATTCGTTTGTTTTTGACTACAGATTTCCTGGGCCGAGCTGAAATTCGTGTCGCGGACATAATGCGAGACAGCAAAGACGCGTGCGGTCCGAtacaaaaaagaataaaactgCGTGAGGTTGAGCGCGGCGAAGTTGTGTTGAAGCTCGATCTGCGTTTGTTCGGTAGTAGGTGAGAGGGAAGGTGAAACTTGGAGGAATACTGGAGCTCGAATTCCAATATTGCGTGTCTGAGAATAAGAGCGAAATTTCGCGATgcatgaaagagaaaaaaaaaaatgaatgaaagatTGGGTATCTGAGGATATTCCGGAGACAACCCGGTGCGCGTCCTATCCCAGCAATAAATTAGAGTTATGTACCATTCGAGTATTACGTTGTAGATTAAGAAAtaagtgaaattttcaaagagcaggagaaaaaaataaaatggaattcttttcgtaaatttacgaataaaaaaaatagagtcaAAACGATTTTAATCAGTGGACAAAATTTATCATGGACAAAGAAATTAGCACGTGGGTGCATAAGTTACATTCTTTatgataaatataataatatattgtCGATCGTGAACACAcacgtttatatatatatatatttttttgtgaaaggAGAAAATACACAGAGACTTGATTTGTGACTCGTACAGACTTATCGGCAGCTCGCTGTTGCCTCGAGCCGTCAATAGCTCAATTATTCATTTGTAATACActttaaatacattttttgacgtacacatataaatatatcgatATAATATCTAGTCGCTAAGAGATACATTGGTAAAAATGAGGAAGGCAGCGTTCCATAACACACATTCATACATAAGCGAATACCATTTTGGACATTTATCGTAAACGATTacgaaacaaagttttttactttttttttctcgtttccttttttctttttcaaagaTTAACTTTGTTTTGAAACTTTTGTCAAGGCGGTACCGCGTACGTACGAGTATCGGAGGTTACTTTTAATAAATGTACAATATTGCGAACGACGATTAAACGGTTTAACGACCGCTCGATTTCTTTTCTATAAATTCGTTTCTTTTGGGGCCGGATTTCCCCGCAACAAAATCGTTACCGGTGAGGTGCGAgaccaagagagagagagagagaaagaagattTCTCTGGAATACGTAAGTTTTCTAAGTCAGTTTTTTATGGAGGGAATATTTGTTCCAGAGCTGCTAAATTTCAGCCTCTttttgcctctctctctcccttcgtCCCACCCGAATATCGTGCTCGCTAAATCGTATCGTTTCTTCCATCCAGGCAGTCTCGAGCTCGGTGAAATAACTTGAAGATTGATGTTCAACCGGTCTCGGATCGTGGCCGTTCGATCATAGATCCAGAGTCGTCGGTGACCTTGTCACCGATGTTTGGCTCGGTGTCGCTGTCAGATGGGAATTCAAAAATGGGCTTGAACCCTCCGAACAGTTGCGGCGTGAAGTTTTCAACGTCAAATTCGCTCTTTTCGGTTTGCGAGTCGGTCTCTTCCGTTTGAGAAGGTTCCACAGCTTTATAATCATCTTTCACTCGTTTATTGTCCTCATCCTTGATCTTGGATTCCGTGTTAACTTCGGCAGGCTTTTCTTCCTCGCTGCTCGTCGATTTATCGTTTTTCTGGCTCGGTGGATCGTGGCGACGTCGATCCATGCTCGAATCTTCGCCGGCTGATTGACCCGGCATCACGACGCTCCAGCCGTTTTTCGAGGGCGCTTCTGCACTGGCGCTCGCAACGAACGGGGCCATGAAACTCTGAGGAGAAGGCGCTGAGCTCGAGGAACTGGACGGCTGCTGGGATGGCAATAGAACTGGACCACGCTCGAAACTTCCTTGGACGTAAGGATCCTCGTGTCTTCTCACCGGAGCTCGGGTCGTCGGTGTGTAAACGTAAGCTATCGGAGTCGAGGAAGCTGCAACGATCGAGGCACTGGAGCCCAGACGATGAAGAGTCGCCGAAATAACTCCGGCGTTTTCTTTCAGCGTGAAAGGCACATGATCTTGAAGATACGGAATGACGTTGACGCTCGCGTCTCTCTCAATGTCTCGAACGCCCTCGGTCTCGCtacttttttcctcgcttATTTTCTCCTCGTTCACACCGATCTCCAATCTCTCACCATTGTTCTGCTGTTCGGTTGGCACGAGCGAAGGCTTTTCTCGCAATTGACTTGTGAACATCGAGGGATCGGGCCTCTCGAGAGGATATGGAAAATCGGAGGCCAACTGCGGTCCCGAGGTCTCTGTGAAGGATGGCGAAACGTTAACGATCGTGGGAGCTCCGAACGGACTCTCGCCGGGGTCGTTATCTTCCGAGTCTTTGAGAAGAGTGTCCGGTGGAAGGGGACGTTGCGAGCCATATGTACCGAGGACTACACTCCCGTCGTCCTGGTCCCCGTCGTCGTTGCTGGTTGGTCGAATATCCAAAGCTCCTTTGACAGGATAAACAACGTAAACGGGGGAGTCAACTGTGTCGACGTAATCAGCGCGGGTAGCTTCGTTTCCTTGTTGAGAAACTTgcgatttttcttcgttcacaTCCCCGCGTCGATCGGTTTTAACTCCCGATGAATTTTCCACGTTTCCTTCGCCTTTCTCGTTGCTGAGCAGACCCAGCGAGGGCTCGTCGTTGAATCTGTAAGGCGGAGGCAAATTCGGTCTGACCTCGTCATCGTCCCGGGGTCCGGAGTGTTGCTGGATCATCTGCAGAGTCGCTATTCGAGGAATGCCGTCGGATTCGCCGCTTGTCGTGCGTTTCGTGAAGTAGGGAAGTCTGACGGGAGGCTCGGCCGAGAATCTCTCGAGGGTGTCGTCCTCCAGGCGCGATTTTACCGGCTGAGTGTTGACGAAACCGCTCGGTTGATGGTGACGCTCGTCTATCGATAAACTCGGCGGAGCTCCCAGGGAAACCTTGTGCAATCTGTTCGGGCCACCAAGTCTAATGCTGTcgctatttttatttacagaatCGTGCTGGCTATGACCAAGATTCGGGGAAGCGATCAACGAGGCCGGCGTCGGTAACCTCAAGGACGAAATCggtggcggcggcggtggCAGGGGCGGTGGATTCAAACGTTGAAGATGCGGGGGACCGCTTGGCCTTCGCGACGTCGCGTGACGATGAGGAGGTGGATGATGATGATGGACGTGGCCCGGTGGCCTGCGAATTCTCGAATTGACGTAAGGAGGCACCGAGCCTGCAGGAATCGTTCCTATGGTTTCGCCTCGGTTATGCCCGTGGGAGGTTTTAGCGTTTGGCCGAAATTGGGGCAAAATATTTGGCAGATTAGACTCGATGCTCGCGGTGGGTCTTCGCTTGTAATTGTTGCTCGGAGGCGTTGGCAATCTCCCAGGGCCTCTGTAATCGTTCGGCCTCGAATTACCCGGGGGATAGGACGAATGGTGGTAGTAATTATACGAAGGAGGGCGTTGAATACCCGATGGCAGTATATTCGGCCTCTCCGCCGGTGGAGTCAAACTCTCAGACAATTCTGgcaacaatttttcgtccgGATTCACCGGTAGATGCTGCTGAGTCGTCGTTTCGTGATGGTAATTAGTCGTTGGGCTGGGAGTAGATTGAGAAGACAAATCGAGATGAAGAGTGTTTCCGTTACCGATCTCCGACTCGTGAACAACGATCACGTGCTCCTCGACGGGCCTCTGAGTCCccgaagaattttcattgccCGTTAAACCGGAGCTTTGACTCGATTCGTCAGGAAAGACGACTCTGTAACCAAACTGTTGATTCGTCGGGTCTTGAGAGGCTTCTGATACCGATTGTTGATTATTATTTGCAGATGAGCTCGTCGAGGCCCACCACTGCTGAGCCAAAGTGTCCAAAGCGTTGCTCGTCGAGTCCGGCTTTTTGTTGGAGCCCGATTCGCCCGGATTGACGATGTCGACGGTCGGCATCCCGACGGTCACAACCGTGTGATCGAAGCTGCTGCCACTCGTCGAAGGTCGTTGATGGTAAGGGCCAATGGGATTGGAGCCAACGCCGATTCCAGCGGACACGATCATCGAACCTCCGAAATTGTCGACCGGCCGAGAACTGCCGATTTTGCCGAAGGTGACGCTCGGCCTCTCGTTCGTCGGACCTGGCGAATGAACGCCGTAAAAATCGGCACCGGCGTCGCTCACGCTTCCGACACTTTGACGGTTACCCAGGACGAAGGAAACCGTGTCCTGGCCCGGAGGCACGACGACGTTGCTGGTGCTTTTCACCACGATTCCACCGGATGGCATTCCAAGcggtggtctcggataatatttatcattgCTGGATGGTCGATTTTGTTGATAATGAAGATTGTTATTGGGAATGGAATTATCGATAGTACCGATGATCCCTCCGCCGTTGCCATAATTCGGAACTCGGTAATTCTCGTTGTAGCCAATCGTGTCGAGCGGCATCGACGTAACCCTCTTTTCCTCCGAAGCTTTCGTCGTCGTACGATTTTCATCGTCCCTCGGGACCAGAGTCGTTGAGACGTCGCTCGTCGTCACTGGGATCGAGGTTGTGCTCGTGGTCGTTTCGCTCGGGTATCCGGAACTCTGCTGCGTCGTTGTGCTGCTCGGAGGACTCGTGCTCGTCGGCGGCTCTGTCGAAGGTCTCAATCCCCCAACAAAATCCATAATCCCATAAGAATAATCATCCTGAGAGTCGTTCAAACGATCGTTGTCACCGGGCTGGTTCGGTTGATccgaaatttgtaaaattcgGTCGTAATCCTCGTCGTAGCCTTCCTCGTACTCATCGTTTTTCTCCATCTCAGGCTCCGGTTTTTTCTGCTCGGTTTTTGGTCGCGGTGGCGGTGTCTGGTAACGCGATTTTTCTGTCGTCGCGGTCGTCGTCGTTTGTTCTTTCTCGGGATTGTTCTGTTGGAGTCTCTCGATGGGCAAGGTGCCCTCGTAGTCATCGTACGTACCGTAAACGCTCGGGCCGCTCGGTTTTCGTTGAGGTTTCCAGGTAGTGACGGCTGGATAGCGCGAGCGTTTCGTTGTCGCGGTGCTCGGGGGTGCTGGAGTCGTGCTCGTAGTGGTGCTCGAGGTCGTTGTCATTTTATTCGTCGTGTTCGGCCTCGCGGTCGTCGTGGTCGTCGCGGCTTTCGTGCTGATCGTCTGTGTCGTGCTCGTTTTTGTGATCGACTGGGCGTAAGTCTTCCTCGACGGTTGTACGTACAGGGTTTGCACGTCGACGCCGGATTTAACAGCTTCGTGATACTTTTTGTGATTGTAAGTGTTGTAGCTGTTCGAGCCGCTTTGAACTTTGGTGTTCGCGTAAGAATTCGATATGAGTGGAtacttttcagaatttttgtaCTTGTCGTAGGTATAGCGGACTGGCAAGTTGAGGAAATCGTGGAAACTCGGCGAGTAAGGATTTATCTCGTTAGGTCCGAGGGCTCCGCTCTCCTCGTCCTCCTGTCGATGGCTCGACGAATCGACGCTCGAACTCTCGCCCTCCCTCTCAGCCTCGGGCTCCTCCGTCCGGGGCGGCGTTTTCACGTGATACTCGAGGGCTTTCAAAGGCGGAGCCTTTTCGAAGTCAATTTGTCCGGTAATCGGATCCTTCTCCAGAGAAAATGGGTGGCCCCCGTTGAAAGCGTAGGGAAGAACGCGGTACCTCGGACCCGTCGACGGATCCTCGTTCGTCGTTGCTTCCTCTCCCGCAGACGAGCTTCCGCTGCTGCTGTTCACTATGCTTATTCGAGTCGGGTCGGCTCCGCTCTGCTCCCCGAAAAGATCCAGCTCGAGATCGAACTCGTGATCCACCTCCTCCAGACTCGGCCTCCGCAATTCGGACTCACTCGCTATCAACTCGTCTCCACCGCTGCGGTGCTCCATCGTCCCTTGGTCCTCCTTGTTATCCAAATGTCCACCCATCATGTAATCTCCCCGACATTCCGCTAGCAACAGCACGATCGTCAATCCTACGAACGATCCCATTCGAAAGTCCTTACACTTGACAAATCGCGCCGCAACCatccctc includes the following:
- the LOC122416790 gene encoding mucin-12-like is translated as MVAARFVKCKDFRMGSFVGLTIVLLLAECRGDYMMGGHLDNKEDQGTMEHRSGGDELIASESELRRPSLEEVDHEFDLELDLFGEQSGADPTRISIVNSSSGSSSAGEEATTNEDPSTGPRYRVLPYAFNGGHPFSLEKDPITGQIDFEKAPPLKALEYHVKTPPRTEEPEAEREGESSSVDSSSHRQEDEESGALGPNEINPYSPSFHDFLNLPVRYTYDKYKNSEKYPLISNSYANTKVQSGSNSYNTYNHKKYHEAVKSGVDVQTLYVQPSRKTYAQSITKTSTTQTISTKAATTTTTARPNTTNKMTTTSSTTTSTTPAPPSTATTKRSRYPAVTTWKPQRKPSGPSVYGTYDDYEGTLPIERLQQNNPEKEQTTTTATTEKSRYQTPPPRPKTEQKKPEPEMEKNDEYEEGYDEDYDRILQISDQPNQPGDNDRLNDSQDDYSYGIMDFVGGLRPSTEPPTSTSPPSSTTTQQSSGYPSETTTSTTSIPVTTSDVSTTLVPRDDENRTTTKASEEKRVTSMPLDTIGYNENYRVPNYGNGGGIIGTIDNSIPNNNLHYQQNRPSSNDKYYPRPPLGMPSGGIVVKSTSNVVVPPGQDTVSFVLGNRQSVGSVSDAGADFYGVHSPGPTNERPSVTFGKIGSSRPVDNFGGSMIVSAGIGVGSNPIGPYHQRPSTSGSSFDHTVVTVGMPTVDIVNPGESGSNKKPDSTSNALDTLAQQWWASTSSSANNNQQSVSEASQDPTNQQFGYRVVFPDESSQSSGLTGNENSSGTQRPVEEHVIVVHESEIGNGNTLHLDLSSQSTPSPTTNYHHETTTQQHLPVNPDEKLLPELSESLTPPAERPNILPSGIQRPPSYNYYHHSSYPPGNSRPNDYRGPGRLPTPPSNNYKRRPTASIESNLPNILPQFRPNAKTSHGHNRGETIGTIPAGSVPPYVNSRIRRPPGHVHHHHPPPHRHATSRRPSGPPHLQRLNPPPLPPPPPPISSLRLPTPASLIASPNLGHSQHDSVNKNSDSIRLGGPNRLHKVSLGAPPSLSIDERHHQPSGFVNTQPVKSRLEDDTLERFSAEPPVRLPYFTKRTTSGESDGIPRIATLQMIQQHSGPRDDDEVRPNLPPPYRFNDEPSLGLLSNEKGEGNVENSSGVKTDRRGDVNEEKSQVSQQGNEATRADYVDTVDSPVYVVYPVKGALDIRPTSNDDGDQDDGSVVLGTYGSQRPLPPDTLLKDSEDNDPGESPFGAPTIVNVSPSFTETSGPQLASDFPYPLERPDPSMFTSQLREKPSLVPTEQQNNGERLEIGVNEEKISEEKSSETEGVRDIERDASVNVIPYLQDHVPFTLKENAGVISATLHRLGSSASIVAASSTPIAYVYTPTTRAPVRRHEDPYVQGSFERGPVLLPSQQPSSSSSSAPSPQSFMAPFVASASAEAPSKNGWSVVMPGQSAGEDSSMDRRRHDPPSQKNDKSTSSEEEKPAEVNTESKIKDEDNKRVKDDYKAVEPSQTEETDSQTEKSEFDVENFTPQLFGGFKPIFEFPSDSDTEPNIGDKVTDDSGSMIERPRSETG